The following coding sequences are from one Streptomyces dengpaensis window:
- a CDS encoding FmdB family zinc ribbon protein, with the protein MPRYEYRCRTCGDTFELSRPMADSAAPAACPSGHDDTVKLLSTVAVAVGGSTPAPAQAPRSGGGGGGCCGGGCCG; encoded by the coding sequence ATGCCTCGCTACGAGTACCGCTGCCGGACCTGCGGCGACACGTTCGAACTCAGCCGCCCGATGGCGGATTCCGCCGCCCCCGCGGCCTGCCCGTCCGGCCACGACGACACCGTGAAACTCCTGTCGACGGTGGCCGTCGCGGTCGGCGGCTCGACGCCGGCCCCGGCCCAGGCGCCCCGCTCTGGCGGGGGTGGCGGCGGGTGCTGCGGAGGCGGGTGCTGCGGCTGA
- a CDS encoding transglycosylase domain-containing protein codes for MPRIPRVLHVPEAAVASGEGGTRPQASGEGGTRPQASGEGGTRPHVGGEGGTRPHVGGEGGTRPHVGGEGGTRPQASGEGGTRPQVGGEGGTCPQASGEGGTRPQVGGEGGTRPQVGGEGGTRPQVGGEGGTRPQVGGEGGTRPQVGGEGGTRPQVGGEGGTRPEAGAEGGTRPPRHRGARRKPVAQSALAERWAPFLRRLRPAYPRPGRSGWRRWMPSWRQWLGAFGLAIGLSGSLLVIAYAATDIPKNLNTYATQQDNVYYWSDGTPMARTGWVRRQEMPLKDIPEDVRWAVLAAENASFYSDPGVSVKGITRALARTVGQGDTQGGSTITQQYVKNVYLNQNRTVSRKLTEAMIALKLDNRMSKDKILEGYLNTSWFGRGTYGLQRAAQAYYGKDVSRLNASEGAFLASLLKGAGLYDPALGKENRKRAVERWSWTLDRMVEIGKLSPSERATYTKFPEPLKQSKAYDTGKQSDYLVELAAQYAKKAAHISDKEFDLGGYQIYTTFDRKREAALTDAVTKARKEAKEKDPGRAKTAHYGAASVAADGKILAIHGGPDHRTQGYNESNATTVPAGSAFLPFVYAAGLEHGIHKTRDSAATPVTPESVYDGNDGVPVTTPEGPYWDRSGKKVAARNDGEKSYGPITLRRALALSVNTPFMQLGMDTGLDKVRSTAEAAGLLSSSMGRQVPALSLGSATPSAIRMASGYATFAADGTHVEPYSVRRITRNGSRVALDTPRPRRAVDADVAREVTEALTESFRAKHADEAPASARVAGKAGTTADDKAVWYVGTNRSVSTAVAVYRMDLSKSLEPLPLEGIASASDSASSASGTSGPSGADVPYAIWAGAMSPLG; via the coding sequence ATGCCCCGCATCCCCCGGGTGCTCCACGTTCCGGAGGCCGCCGTGGCTAGTGGGGAGGGCGGAACTCGTCCGCAGGCTAGTGGGGAGGGTGGAACTCGTCCGCAGGCTAGTGGGGAGGGTGGAACTCGTCCGCATGTCGGCGGGGAGGGCGGAACTCGTCCGCATGTCGGCGGGGAGGGCGGCACCCGCCCGCATGTCGGCGGGGAGGGCGGAACTCGTCCGCAGGCTAGTGGGGAGGGCGGCACCCGCCCGCAGGTCGGCGGGGAGGGCGGCACCTGCCCGCAGGCTAGTGGGGAGGGCGGCACCCGTCCGCAGGTCGGCGGGGAGGGCGGCACCCGTCCGCAGGTCGGCGGGGAGGGCGGCACCCGCCCGCAGGTCGGCGGGGAGGGCGGCACCCGCCCGCAGGTCGGCGGGGAGGGCGGCACCCGTCCGCAGGTTGGCGGGGAGGGCGGCACCCGTCCGCAGGTCGGCGGGGAGGGCGGCACCCGCCCGGAGGCCGGCGCGGAGGGCGGCACCCGCCCGCCCCGCCACCGCGGCGCCCGCCGCAAACCCGTAGCGCAGTCCGCCCTCGCCGAGCGGTGGGCGCCGTTCCTCCGCCGGCTGAGACCGGCGTACCCACGGCCGGGCCGCAGCGGCTGGCGGCGCTGGATGCCGTCGTGGCGGCAGTGGCTGGGGGCCTTCGGCCTGGCGATCGGGCTGAGCGGATCGCTGCTCGTCATCGCCTACGCGGCCACGGACATACCCAAGAACCTGAACACGTACGCGACGCAGCAGGACAACGTCTACTACTGGTCGGACGGCACACCCATGGCCCGTACCGGATGGGTGCGGCGACAGGAGATGCCGCTCAAGGACATTCCAGAGGATGTGCGCTGGGCGGTCCTCGCGGCGGAGAACGCGAGCTTCTACTCCGACCCCGGCGTCTCCGTCAAAGGCATCACCCGCGCCCTGGCGCGCACGGTGGGCCAAGGAGACACCCAGGGCGGCTCCACCATCACCCAGCAGTACGTCAAGAACGTCTACCTGAACCAGAACCGGACCGTGAGCCGCAAGCTCACCGAGGCGATGATCGCCCTCAAGCTCGACAACAGGATGAGCAAGGACAAGATCCTCGAGGGCTACCTCAACACCAGCTGGTTCGGCCGCGGAACCTACGGCCTCCAGCGGGCCGCCCAGGCGTACTACGGCAAGGACGTCAGCCGGCTGAACGCCAGCGAGGGCGCGTTCCTCGCCTCCCTCCTCAAGGGCGCCGGCCTCTACGACCCCGCCCTGGGCAAGGAGAACCGCAAGCGGGCCGTGGAGCGCTGGTCCTGGACCCTCGACCGCATGGTCGAGATCGGCAAGCTGTCGCCGTCCGAGCGGGCCACGTACACGAAGTTCCCCGAGCCGCTCAAGCAGTCCAAGGCGTACGACACCGGCAAGCAGAGCGACTACCTGGTGGAGCTGGCGGCCCAGTACGCCAAGAAGGCCGCGCACATCTCGGACAAGGAGTTCGACCTGGGCGGCTACCAGATCTACACGACCTTCGACCGCAAGCGGGAGGCGGCGCTCACCGACGCCGTGACCAAGGCCCGCAAGGAGGCGAAGGAGAAGGACCCCGGCAGGGCGAAGACCGCGCACTACGGGGCCGCCTCGGTGGCCGCGGACGGCAAGATCCTCGCCATCCACGGCGGCCCCGACCACCGTACGCAGGGCTACAACGAGTCCAACGCCACCACCGTCCCCGCCGGTTCGGCGTTCCTGCCGTTCGTCTACGCTGCCGGCCTGGAACACGGCATCCACAAGACCCGCGACAGCGCGGCCACACCGGTCACTCCCGAGTCCGTCTACGACGGCAACGACGGCGTCCCGGTCACCACGCCCGAGGGGCCCTACTGGGACCGCAGCGGCAAGAAGGTCGCCGCCCGCAACGACGGCGAGAAGTCGTACGGGCCGATCACCCTGCGCAGGGCGCTCGCGCTGTCCGTGAACACGCCTTTCATGCAACTCGGCATGGACACGGGCCTGGACAAGGTGCGGTCGACCGCCGAGGCGGCGGGACTGCTCTCGTCCAGCATGGGGCGGCAGGTGCCCGCGCTGTCCCTGGGCAGTGCCACGCCCAGCGCGATCCGGATGGCGAGTGGCTACGCCACGTTCGCCGCGGACGGCACGCACGTCGAGCCGTACTCGGTGCGGCGCATCACCCGCAACGGCTCCCGGGTCGCCCTGGACACGCCCCGCCCCCGTCGCGCGGTCGACGCCGACGTGGCCCGCGAGGTCACCGAGGCGCTCACGGAATCCTTCCGCGCCAAGCACGCCGACGAGGCCCCCGCCTCGGCCCGGGTGGCCGGGAAGGCAGGCACCACCGCGGACGACAAGGCCGTCTGGTACGTGGGCACGAACCGGTCCGTGTCCACCGCGGTGGCCGTCTACCGCATGGACCTGTCCAAGAGCCTCGAACCACTGCCGCTCGAGGGGATCGCCTCCGCCTCGGACTCCGCTTCCAGTGCGTCCGGCACGTCCGGTCCTTCCGGCGCCGACGTCCCGTACGCCATCTGGGCCGGCGCCATGAGCCCGCTCGGCTGA
- a CDS encoding amidase domain-containing protein, with amino-acid sequence MRSKTLSRRCSTVTALALSTVLLPLSAAHAADATPTANPATPTVNRATTDAFGRIADAVFTDRTAALLDRPQAAPRTALKATAGIPLSAALARTEGTSVNSLRGTRDRLAALGEAYTAADTQVSVDKTRVRGDRATAWVTETTTLTYKKIRGDEPDTTGFSAHHVLTFTARPDGIWKLAGLRATDQGTPQVNQPVTPTARMTPMAVVDAPRAATSYPAPANPKTLGRGTPYDYAAMATYAEKYWKNYNPAYRKFNAVGGDCTNFVSQSLLAGGWKPVTAVTPEEYDTWYYVANGQSDSWAGVNEWSWFTQTAHRTTPLANVYQMDVGDVMQADFDKDGSKDHTMITSYRSPSGVPYLTYHDADTYRRSASSIIASYPGAAYYAYRT; translated from the coding sequence GTGAGATCAAAGACGTTGAGCCGCAGATGCTCGACCGTGACGGCGCTCGCCCTCTCCACCGTCCTGCTGCCCCTGTCCGCCGCCCACGCCGCGGACGCGACCCCCACGGCGAACCCGGCGACCCCCACGGTGAACCGCGCGACGACCGACGCCTTCGGCCGTATCGCCGACGCCGTGTTCACCGACCGCACGGCCGCCCTGCTGGACCGCCCCCAAGCGGCCCCGCGTACGGCACTGAAGGCCACGGCAGGCATACCGCTGTCCGCCGCCCTGGCCCGTACGGAGGGCACCTCGGTGAACTCCCTGCGCGGCACCCGCGACCGCCTCGCGGCGCTGGGCGAGGCCTACACCGCCGCCGACACCCAGGTCAGCGTCGACAAGACCCGGGTGCGGGGGGACCGGGCCACCGCGTGGGTCACCGAGACCACCACCCTCACGTACAAGAAGATCCGTGGTGACGAGCCGGACACGACGGGCTTCAGCGCACACCACGTCCTCACCTTCACCGCCCGGCCGGACGGCATCTGGAAGCTCGCGGGCCTGCGCGCGACGGACCAGGGCACCCCGCAGGTGAACCAGCCCGTCACGCCGACGGCGCGGATGACCCCGATGGCCGTTGTCGACGCCCCCCGGGCAGCGACCTCGTATCCCGCGCCCGCCAACCCCAAGACGCTCGGCAGGGGAACCCCGTACGACTACGCGGCGATGGCGACGTACGCCGAGAAGTACTGGAAGAACTACAACCCGGCCTACCGGAAGTTCAACGCGGTCGGCGGTGACTGCACCAACTTCGTGAGCCAGAGCCTGCTGGCGGGCGGCTGGAAGCCGGTCACCGCCGTGACTCCGGAGGAGTACGACACCTGGTACTACGTCGCCAACGGCCAGTCCGACTCCTGGGCGGGCGTGAACGAGTGGTCCTGGTTCACCCAGACCGCCCATCGCACCACGCCGCTGGCGAACGTCTACCAGATGGACGTCGGTGACGTGATGCAGGCGGACTTCGACAAGGACGGGTCCAAGGACCACACGATGATCACGTCGTACCGGAGTCCGAGTGGCGTCCCGTATCTGACGTACCACGACGCCGACACCTACCGCAGATCGGCGTCGAGCATCATCGCGTCGTACCCGGGCGCGGCGTACTACGCGTACCGCACCTGA
- a CDS encoding DUF4097 family beta strand repeat-containing protein has translation MARTVPVRAAAVSGVVVALLVGAPACGASAGDDKDPEHRSFALHGRTLTVDSDGSALDLVVADSAEASGKVEVTRWFRGPVVVGGDPRVTWAMEDGDRLVLRMKCSGVVADCSARHRIVVPPGVAVTVKDGDGAVSARGFKEALSIRTADGSVRVADSSGALDLRSGDGAIRALGVDSRRVRVRTQDGSVRLELGVVPDLVESRSQDGSVTIELPRDAYRVATESGDGAVEVSVPRDPASSHVVSAHTNDGKITVRTAN, from the coding sequence ATGGCCCGTACCGTTCCTGTTCGCGCGGCCGCCGTCAGCGGTGTCGTCGTGGCTCTCCTCGTGGGCGCCCCCGCCTGTGGCGCGTCCGCCGGGGACGACAAGGATCCCGAGCACAGGTCTTTCGCCCTGCACGGCCGCACGCTCACCGTCGACTCGGACGGCTCCGCGCTCGATCTCGTCGTCGCGGACTCCGCCGAGGCAAGCGGCAAGGTCGAGGTCACCCGGTGGTTCCGGGGGCCTGTCGTCGTCGGCGGGGACCCGCGGGTGACCTGGGCGATGGAGGACGGTGACCGGCTGGTGCTGCGGATGAAGTGCTCGGGGGTGGTCGCCGACTGCTCGGCCCGGCATCGGATCGTGGTGCCGCCCGGCGTCGCCGTGACGGTCAAGGACGGGGACGGGGCGGTGAGTGCGCGTGGCTTCAAGGAGGCGCTCAGCATTCGTACGGCGGACGGTTCTGTGCGGGTGGCCGACTCCTCGGGGGCGCTGGACCTGCGCAGCGGCGACGGGGCGATCCGCGCGCTCGGCGTCGACTCGCGCCGCGTGCGCGTCCGCACCCAGGACGGCTCCGTACGGCTCGAACTCGGCGTCGTACCGGACCTGGTGGAGTCCCGCAGCCAGGACGGTTCCGTCACCATCGAGCTGCCCCGGGACGCCTACCGGGTGGCGACCGAGAGCGGTGACGGCGCCGTCGAGGTGTCCGTACCCCGTGACCCGGCCAGTTCCCATGTGGTGTCCGCCCACACGAACGACGGGAAGATCACGGTGCGAACCGCGAACTAA
- a CDS encoding tyrosine-type recombinase/integrase: MTFPASLVPELAHHLAEYASAGRTGLVFVGARGGVLGRNNFRRIWLRALDATGLGDVHFHDLRHTGNTLAATGGATTRELMHRMGHSSVRAALIYQHLANGRDHQNADYVDGQIRKVKRPPRGPSGT, from the coding sequence GTGACGTTCCCGGCCTCGCTCGTCCCCGAGCTGGCGCACCACCTGGCCGAGTACGCGAGTGCCGGCCGAACCGGGCTCGTCTTCGTCGGCGCCCGCGGTGGTGTTCTGGGGCGGAACAACTTCCGGCGGATCTGGCTCCGGGCGCTCGACGCGACCGGCCTCGGTGACGTCCACTTCCACGACCTCCGGCACACCGGGAACACCCTCGCCGCGACCGGTGGCGCCACCACCCGCGAGCTGATGCACCGCATGGGCCACTCGTCGGTGCGAGCAGCGCTGATCTATCAGCACCTCGCCAACGGCCGTGACCACCAGAACGCCGACTACGTCGACGGTCAGATCAGGAAGGTGAAGCGGCCCCCGCGCGGCCCATCTGGCACGTAA
- a CDS encoding helix-turn-helix domain-containing protein gives MKDRYLSVDQVAEVLGTSARFPRRLIAERRITFVKVGRHVRIPESAVDAYIAEHTVEPITRRASHLKAVA, from the coding sequence ATGAAGGACCGCTACCTCAGCGTCGACCAGGTGGCCGAAGTGCTCGGCACCTCGGCACGCTTCCCCCGTCGCCTGATCGCGGAGCGGCGCATCACCTTCGTGAAGGTCGGCCGTCACGTCCGCATCCCGGAGAGTGCGGTGGACGCATACATCGCGGAGCACACGGTGGAGCCGATCACGAGGCGTGCCTCGCACCTCAAGGCGGTGGCCTGA
- a CDS encoding helix-turn-helix transcriptional regulator produces the protein MLTVASTASLRVYVSEWENGRRSISARYAKILRALLGITDDELHRRAEALAVPVAADGYDELVSRIDAARSVSLTMVTTFMDQTELFRTMDRQMGAASLVDPMTGHLAKLEDALTFAVLPETRRPVALALAGAATLAAWQALDVGAVERAWRHYELGKRAAQEADEPMYLAHATAEQAYVLCDAGRASVAVQLIRDAQRVGGKAMSPRLTAWLYAAEAEICARAGMPDDCRRALENAMRCLPPGEEARDADMLSIFLNEGHLSRWRGNALALIGDDEAVTSLYDALDSADSTFIRASAGLRCDLAQAHMARGEYDQAHEHLRQARLLASRTGSVRHRRRIEQLTQRL, from the coding sequence ATGCTCACCGTCGCATCCACGGCCAGCCTGCGCGTCTACGTCTCGGAGTGGGAGAACGGCCGCCGCTCGATTTCAGCCCGCTACGCGAAGATCCTGCGCGCTCTACTCGGCATCACCGACGACGAACTGCACCGCAGGGCCGAGGCGTTGGCCGTACCCGTCGCGGCTGACGGGTACGACGAACTCGTAAGTCGAATCGACGCCGCTCGCAGTGTCAGTCTCACCATGGTGACGACATTCATGGATCAGACGGAACTGTTCAGGACCATGGACCGGCAGATGGGCGCCGCGAGCCTTGTCGACCCGATGACAGGGCACCTGGCGAAACTGGAGGACGCGCTCACCTTTGCCGTGCTCCCCGAGACCCGGCGCCCGGTCGCCCTCGCGTTGGCAGGGGCTGCAACGCTGGCCGCATGGCAGGCACTTGATGTGGGAGCCGTGGAACGAGCTTGGCGGCACTATGAGTTGGGCAAGCGGGCGGCACAGGAGGCCGACGAGCCGATGTACCTCGCGCACGCCACGGCCGAGCAGGCGTACGTCCTCTGCGACGCGGGCCGGGCCTCCGTCGCGGTCCAGCTGATACGGGATGCCCAACGCGTCGGCGGCAAGGCGATGTCCCCACGACTCACAGCCTGGTTGTACGCGGCCGAAGCCGAGATCTGCGCCCGAGCTGGGATGCCGGACGACTGCCGGCGGGCGCTGGAAAACGCGATGCGATGCCTGCCGCCGGGGGAGGAGGCCCGAGACGCGGACATGCTGAGCATCTTCTTGAACGAGGGGCACCTCAGCAGGTGGCGCGGCAACGCGCTCGCCCTGATAGGCGACGACGAAGCGGTTACCAGCTTGTACGACGCCCTTGATTCCGCAGACTCCACCTTCATACGAGCGTCGGCGGGACTGCGCTGCGATCTCGCCCAGGCGCACATGGCGCGCGGCGAATACGACCAGGCGCACGAGCACTTGCGGCAGGCCCGACTGTTGGCGAGCCGTACCGGATCAGTGCGTCATCGCCGCCGGATCGAGCAGCTCACGCAGCGGTTGTAG
- a CDS encoding GNAT family N-acetyltransferase: MRIRAFVPSDLASLTELTIETFRPFYEEAFRPLMGEVVFAIQHGNWRDDYRQQVAGLYAPEHHAYVAVAEGEDGIAGYVAWSVDPDRRHGRVVILAVSSQHRRRHVGTTLCEHAFEQMRLLGAEIVEIGTGGDSFHAPARALYEQLGCTPIPVAVYFRQL, encoded by the coding sequence ATGCGTATTCGCGCATTTGTCCCGAGTGACCTGGCTTCACTCACCGAACTGACCATTGAGACGTTCCGGCCGTTCTACGAGGAGGCCTTCCGCCCCTTGATGGGCGAGGTCGTCTTCGCCATCCAGCATGGCAACTGGCGCGACGACTACCGCCAGCAGGTCGCCGGACTCTACGCACCCGAGCATCACGCATACGTCGCGGTGGCTGAGGGAGAAGACGGCATCGCGGGCTACGTAGCGTGGAGCGTCGATCCGGATCGCAGGCACGGCCGAGTCGTGATCCTTGCAGTCTCGTCCCAGCATCGCCGACGCCACGTAGGTACCACTCTGTGTGAACACGCCTTCGAGCAGATGCGCTTGCTCGGAGCAGAGATCGTTGAGATCGGGACCGGAGGGGATTCCTTTCATGCACCCGCTAGGGCTCTGTACGAGCAGCTCGGGTGCACCCCGATCCCGGTAGCCGTCTACTTCCGGCAGCTCTAA
- a CDS encoding RNA polymerase sigma-70 factor, which produces MRAGDDTGSLDQATREFMAARPQLFGIAYRVLGSAVEAEDIVQEAWLRWQNTNRADIDEPAAFLATVTSRLAINLAQSARMRRESYVGPWLPEPVDTSVDPQVGAERAEALDMAVLFLLEKLNPVERAAYVLREAFDYPYKRIADILETSEANTRQLVSRARKHLSAERREPVSSDDHRQLLEVFLAAAQTGSLSVLEEVLTEDVVSYSDGGGIRGTSKIPVVGRSHVSKYLAAFAPRYWPLADVRWVEANGRPAVLVTADGWPTALLNADVSARGIERLMWVANPAKLAPYLASLNN; this is translated from the coding sequence ATGCGCGCCGGGGATGACACGGGCTCCCTTGATCAGGCAACGAGGGAGTTCATGGCAGCGCGTCCCCAGCTCTTCGGCATCGCGTACCGCGTGCTCGGTAGTGCCGTGGAAGCCGAGGACATCGTCCAGGAGGCATGGCTGCGGTGGCAGAACACCAACCGAGCCGACATCGACGAGCCGGCAGCGTTCCTCGCGACGGTCACCTCCCGTCTGGCGATCAACCTGGCCCAGTCCGCCAGGATGCGGCGTGAGTCGTACGTCGGGCCCTGGCTTCCCGAGCCGGTCGACACAAGCGTGGATCCGCAGGTGGGTGCGGAACGGGCAGAGGCACTCGACATGGCGGTTCTCTTCCTCCTGGAGAAACTGAACCCCGTGGAACGGGCTGCCTACGTTCTCAGGGAAGCCTTCGACTACCCGTACAAGCGAATCGCGGACATCCTGGAGACGAGCGAAGCCAATACACGTCAGCTGGTGAGCCGCGCCCGGAAGCACCTGTCAGCGGAACGCCGGGAGCCGGTCAGCTCTGACGACCATCGGCAGCTGCTGGAGGTGTTCCTCGCCGCGGCACAGACAGGCAGTCTGTCGGTGCTCGAGGAGGTTCTCACTGAGGACGTGGTCAGCTACTCCGACGGCGGAGGGATACGCGGGACATCCAAGATTCCGGTCGTCGGGCGTTCGCACGTCTCCAAGTACCTTGCCGCCTTCGCCCCACGTTACTGGCCTCTGGCAGACGTTCGCTGGGTCGAGGCCAACGGCAGGCCGGCCGTCCTTGTCACGGCTGACGGATGGCCGACGGCCTTGCTGAACGCCGATGTATCGGCACGAGGCATCGAACGCCTCATGTGGGTCGCGAATCCGGCCAAACTAGCTCCTTACCTGGCTTCGCTGAACAACTGA
- a CDS encoding PP2C family protein-serine/threonine phosphatase, translating into MSGQAEGTFYVQGIGLRPKIHVTADGSGVVGHAGARLLADLAEAMGQVRASIRAIAAHEPDPATVLTRINELLVTMGADRFASCTMLHLDPRDGQVTGASAGHVPLLYAHKDGFPLRPGALVWKSAYTNGAGSPEHPDLCQPASGHPGAESAKAASVVQRSQVRS; encoded by the coding sequence CTGTCGGGCCAGGCGGAGGGCACTTTCTACGTGCAGGGTATCGGGTTGCGTCCCAAGATCCATGTCACCGCTGACGGGTCGGGGGTGGTCGGTCATGCCGGAGCGCGGCTGCTGGCGGATCTTGCCGAAGCCATGGGACAGGTGCGCGCCTCCATACGTGCGATCGCCGCCCACGAGCCGGATCCCGCGACCGTGCTGACGCGCATCAACGAGTTGCTCGTCACGATGGGCGCGGATCGATTCGCCAGCTGCACCATGCTGCATCTCGACCCGCGCGACGGACAGGTCACCGGCGCCAGCGCCGGCCACGTGCCGCTGCTGTACGCGCACAAGGACGGCTTTCCTCTCCGGCCTGGAGCACTAGTTTGGAAGAGTGCGTATACGAATGGCGCGGGCAGCCCAGAACATCCTGACCTGTGCCAGCCCGCTTCGGGGCACCCTGGTGCAGAGTCGGCGAAGGCTGCCTCAGTTGTTCAGCGAAGCCAGGTAAGGAGCTAG
- a CDS encoding sigma factor: MHSEPPPTANTPAEAVSVFMQHLPRLFGIAYRVLGSSGDTEDVLQAVWLRWQKTDRSAVVSPVAFLSSTTTRLAVEVAQSPRAHRETYIGPWLPEPIDTSAEPAVGGHHAKALDLAELLFLQELCPIKRAAYVLREAFDCDYSEIAEILQLGVVDARKIVSRTRKRLAEQREMSWHGETPTPRGRRRRSGSNGGSGLTVSLADPRRPQSVLQQPHDGRCSTACPGPCARKQSGDRDPR, encoded by the coding sequence ATGCATTCTGAGCCGCCCCCCACGGCAAACACCCCTGCAGAGGCTGTTTCTGTCTTTATGCAGCACCTGCCGCGTCTCTTCGGAATCGCCTACCGCGTGCTCGGCAGTTCGGGCGATACTGAAGACGTCCTCCAGGCAGTATGGCTGCGATGGCAGAAGACCGACCGCTCCGCGGTGGTGAGCCCGGTGGCCTTTCTGTCGAGTACGACGACTCGACTGGCCGTCGAGGTGGCGCAATCTCCACGCGCGCATCGGGAAACATACATCGGACCGTGGTTGCCCGAGCCCATCGACACGAGCGCGGAACCGGCGGTAGGTGGGCACCACGCAAAGGCCCTGGACCTGGCCGAGCTACTGTTCCTGCAGGAGCTGTGCCCCATTAAGCGCGCCGCGTACGTCCTGAGAGAGGCGTTCGATTGCGACTACTCCGAGATCGCTGAGATCCTTCAGCTCGGTGTCGTCGACGCGCGGAAGATCGTGAGCCGTACTCGTAAGCGCTTGGCCGAGCAGCGAGAAATGAGTTGGCACGGCGAGACACCGACGCCTCGCGGACGGCGTCGTCGTAGCGGCTCGAACGGGGGTTCTGGCCTCACGGTAAGCCTTGCTGACCCCAGACGCCCTCAGTCCGTCCTACAACAACCGCATGACGGGCGCTGCTCGACCGCCTGTCCCGGGCCGTGCGCACGTAAACAATCTGGCGACCGTGATCCGCGGTGA
- a CDS encoding NmrA/HSCARG family protein: MIDNPILVLAATGGQGRAVTDALLDRGAGVRALVQNPDDEAARRLADRGVEVVAGSLSDQASLAAAMQGVAGVFAYTTPFVDGGVEAEVAQGQTILAAAGEQRVPHLVFSSLANADQGTGVPIFESKARIEAQLVSGDVPYTILGPTSFLDMVNLGSAQRILSGALDMPLHSDKPLKQLARTDHGAFAAGVLLNPTRYVGQRINLASDENTPTQMAATLSATLGTEVRHEYIPLTQVENSDVRSIWAFLDGPGYTVDVPALHAAHPEIAWTSFADWTRSAFSAAD; the protein is encoded by the coding sequence ATGATTGATAATCCTATTCTGGTGCTTGCCGCTACCGGTGGACAGGGCAGGGCGGTGACTGACGCATTGTTGGACCGCGGGGCCGGGGTACGGGCGCTGGTGCAGAACCCCGATGATGAGGCCGCGCGCCGACTGGCCGACCGGGGCGTTGAGGTTGTGGCGGGTTCCCTGAGTGATCAGGCTTCCCTGGCCGCGGCGATGCAAGGGGTGGCCGGGGTATTCGCGTACACCACTCCTTTTGTCGACGGCGGCGTGGAGGCCGAGGTGGCCCAGGGGCAGACAATTCTGGCTGCCGCGGGCGAACAGCGGGTACCCCATTTGGTGTTCAGTTCGTTGGCAAATGCTGACCAGGGGACCGGCGTACCGATTTTCGAAAGCAAGGCACGTATCGAAGCCCAACTGGTCTCCGGCGATGTGCCTTACACGATCCTCGGACCGACGTCTTTCTTGGACATGGTCAACCTCGGCAGCGCGCAACGCATCCTCAGCGGTGCGCTGGACATGCCGCTCCACTCGGACAAGCCGTTGAAGCAGCTCGCCCGCACCGACCATGGAGCGTTCGCGGCCGGAGTGCTGCTCAACCCCACCCGCTATGTGGGACAGCGGATCAACCTGGCAAGCGATGAGAACACTCCCACACAGATGGCAGCCACACTGAGTGCCACCCTCGGAACGGAGGTCCGGCACGAGTACATTCCGCTGACGCAGGTCGAGAATTCCGACGTGCGCTCGATATGGGCCTTCCTCGACGGACCTGGTTACACCGTCGACGTCCCGGCTCTGCATGCGGCCCATCCGGAAATCGCCTGGACCAGCTTCGCCGACTGGACACGAAGCGCATTCAGCGCCGCGGACTGA
- a CDS encoding TetR/AcrR family transcriptional regulator, producing the protein MTEGTAARRGRGRRPAAEVRASVLAAAGRILLTDGLRAVTFDRVAADAGSSKMTLYKWWPSPGALAAEAYFAQVNLALDFAHTDDLRADLRAQLGSFVRWLTDEGAGKPVSELIGAAQMDPGVAHAWTESYLLPRRELARVRLRAAQRDGELREDADLDVIIDQLWGACYHRLLVVRVPLDDSLVERLVDQALYGAAPREA; encoded by the coding sequence ATGACCGAGGGCACGGCTGCCCGCCGGGGGCGAGGCCGGCGCCCGGCAGCAGAGGTGCGTGCCAGCGTGCTGGCGGCAGCGGGGCGAATCCTGCTGACAGACGGTCTGCGAGCTGTCACGTTCGACCGCGTCGCGGCGGACGCGGGATCGAGCAAGATGACCCTCTACAAGTGGTGGCCGTCGCCGGGCGCCCTCGCGGCCGAGGCGTACTTCGCTCAGGTCAACCTGGCACTGGACTTCGCCCACACCGACGATCTGCGCGCGGATCTGCGCGCCCAGCTCGGCTCTTTCGTACGCTGGCTGACCGACGAGGGGGCGGGGAAACCCGTGTCCGAGCTCATCGGCGCCGCCCAGATGGATCCGGGCGTCGCACACGCCTGGACGGAGAGCTATCTCCTGCCCCGCCGCGAGCTCGCCCGGGTGCGTCTCCGCGCCGCCCAGCGTGATGGTGAGCTGCGCGAGGACGCGGACCTCGACGTCATCATCGATCAACTGTGGGGCGCCTGCTACCACCGGTTGCTCGTGGTGAGAGTCCCCCTCGACGACTCGCTCGTGGAACGCCTGGTCGACCAGGCACTCTACGGTGCGGCGCCACGGGAAGCGTGA